A section of the Sphaerisporangium krabiense genome encodes:
- a CDS encoding amidohydrolase family protein: MIVDAHVRLGRGREVGLQADELIATMDALGVDVALVAPDERCIAYDNRAGNEHVAAAAAASRGRLIPYAVANPWRGRAAVEELERARDAGARALNVDSVLQGFDLLDGLLDPLLEFAAEAAWPVYVRTGTPPNALPLPLASLARRWPRTPFVMGRSGATDFWIDAAPALRYAPNLYGDTSYAPWDTVLVELGRDAEIGPSRLVFSTDAPYTVPRSELRRVLDWPIDDDARRDVLGGTIMRLLGPSPG, translated from the coding sequence ATGATCGTCGACGCGCATGTGCGGCTGGGGCGGGGCCGCGAGGTCGGCCTCCAGGCCGACGAGCTGATCGCGACGATGGACGCGCTGGGCGTCGACGTGGCGCTGGTGGCGCCGGACGAACGCTGCATCGCCTACGACAACCGGGCCGGCAACGAGCACGTCGCCGCGGCGGCGGCCGCCTCGCGGGGGCGGCTGATCCCGTACGCGGTCGCCAATCCGTGGCGCGGGCGGGCCGCCGTGGAGGAGCTCGAACGGGCCAGGGACGCCGGCGCCCGCGCCCTGAACGTGGACAGCGTGCTGCAGGGCTTCGACCTTCTCGACGGGCTGCTCGATCCGCTGCTGGAGTTCGCGGCCGAGGCGGCGTGGCCCGTCTACGTCCGTACCGGCACCCCTCCGAACGCGCTGCCGCTGCCCCTGGCCAGCCTGGCCAGGCGCTGGCCGCGGACGCCGTTCGTGATGGGCCGCAGCGGCGCCACCGACTTCTGGATCGACGCGGCGCCGGCGCTGCGCTACGCGCCGAACCTCTACGGCGACACCAGTTACGCGCCGTGGGACACCGTCCTGGTCGAGCTGGGCAGGGACGCGGAGATCGGCCCGTCGCGGCTGGTCTTCTCCACCGACGCGCCCTACACGGTGCCGCGCTCGGAGCTGCGCCGGGTCCTGGACTGGCCGATCGACGACGACGCGCGACGTGACGTGCTCGGCGGTACGATCATGCGCCTTCTGGGCCCTTCTCCGGGCTGA